DNA sequence from the Sphingomonas taxi genome:
CGATCCGCAGGGGATGGTGGACGAGGTCCACAAGCTCAACGCGCAATTGATGATCTCGGTCTGGCCGAAATTCTATCCCAATACCGACAATGCCAAGGAACTGGCCGCAAAGGGCTTTCTGTATCAGGGCAATCTCAAACTGAAGAACAAGGACTGGGTCGGGCCGGGCTATCTCAATACGGATTACGATCCTTATTATCCCGAAGCGCGCAAGATCTATTACCGGCAGGTGCGCGACAATCTGGTCAAGCTCGGCATCGACGCCTGGTGGATGGACGCGACCGAGCCCGACATCCATTCCAACCTGTCGATCGAAGAGCGCAAATATGTGATGGGGCCGAACGCCTTCGGGCCGGGCGGCGCCTATTTCAACAGCTTCCCGCTGGTCCATGCGGCGGGCTTCGCCGAGGGACTGCGCGAGACCAACGCCGACAAGCGGCCGTTCATCCTGACGCGCTCGGGCTTCGCCGGTCTGCAACGCGCGAGCGCGGCCTTGTGGTCGGGCGACGTCGCCGCACGCTGGGACGATCTGCGCGACCAGATTTCGGCGGGCGTCAATCTGTCGATGTCGGGCGTGCCCAATTGGACGCACGATATCGGCGGCTTCGCGGTCGAGGATCGCTATACCAATGCCGAGCCGGCGGCGCTGCCCGAATGGCGCGAGCTCAACCTGCGCTGGTTCCAGTTCGGGGCGCTCAGCCCGCTGTTCCGCAGCCATGGCGAGACGCCCAAGCGCGAGATCTATGAATTGAGTGCGAGCGATCCGGCGATGGCATCGTCGATGCTCTGGTACGACCAACTGCGCTATCGCCTGATGCCGTATATCTACACGACCGCGGCCGACACCTATCACAAGGACGGCAGCATCATGCGCGGGCTGGTGATGGACTATGCCGCCGATCGCAAGACGTGGAACGTCGACGACGAATATCTCTTCGGCCGCGATCTGCTCGTCGCGCCGGTGACGGCATTCAAGGCGCGCTCGCGCTCGGTGTATCTGCCGGCGGGGGCGGACTGGTACGATTTCGCCAGCGGCAAGCACTACACGGGCGGCCAGTCGATCACCGCCGCCGCGCCGTACGAGCGGATGCCGCTGTTCGTCCGTGCGGGTGCGATCCTGCCGACCGGGCCGGCGGTGCAATATGCACGCGAGCAGCCGGGCGGGGCGATCGTGCTGCACGTCTTTACCGGCAAGGACGGCGCCTTCTCGCTGTACGAGGATGACGGCGTGACGCCGGGCTATGAGTCGGGCAAGTTCGCGCGCGTGCCGCTGACGTGGAACGAGCAGGCGAAGACGCTGACCATCGGCGCGCGCGAGGGCAGCTATCCGGCCATGGTCGCGACGCGCGCGGTGTCGGTGCGCTTCCATACGCCGGGCAAGGCCGAAGCGCTGGACTTCGCCGAAAATGGCGCGACGCGGGTGAGCTACACCGGCAAGGCGATGACGATCCGGATGAAGTGACCAAACGGCGACCGGTGGAACGAGCGCTCCGCCGGTCGCCGACCCGTTGGCTCAGGGGATGGCCTTGAGCCATCCGTCACCCCGGACTTGTTCCGGGGTCCACCCCGCGGCTGGGAGAGGGGCCTGAGGATCAGGCGGAGCCCGTGAGGCCCGGTGGACCCCGGAACGAGTCCGGGGTGACGGGGTGGATGCGGTGAGGATTCGAACCACTCTCGCCGTTCGCCCTAAGCGATCAGTGTCTCAGCCGGGAAACACACCCTTGCGCGCGGCATAGGCCGCGAACAGCGTCGGCCAGGCCGCCGTCGGCACCGTCTTCGCCAGCCGCACGCCGAAGCCGTGCCCGCCTTCGTCGAACACATGCATCTCCGCCGGGCGTTTCGCCGCGAGCAGCGCCGCATACATAGTGAGGCTGTTGGCGATCGGCACCGCGCCATCGTCGCCCGCGTGAACGAGGAAGACCGGCGGCGTCTCTGCCGTGACGCGCTTTTCGACCGACGCCGCCGCGACCTCTTCCGACGGAGGCGTCGCCCCCAGCAGATTGTCGCGCGAGCCCTTGTGCGTGATCGCCGCGTCCATGCTGATCACCGGATAGATCAGCCCGGCGAGATCCGGCCGCGCCGACAGCGTGTCGGCGGCATCGACCGGCGCATAGACGCGCTCGCCATGCCGCGTCGCCAGCGAACCGGCGAGATGCCCGCCCGCCGAGAAGCCGATCACCGCGATCCGCGTGGCATCGACGCCGAAGCTGCCTGCACGACTGCGGATCACGCGCATCGCGCG
Encoded proteins:
- a CDS encoding alpha/beta hydrolase, with the protein product MSGDELSRRGLIGGAALLTLAGAAGAQTVAGEEVVPLWPGRIPGAPGKTIPRKIEERSKTAGFTDRWVTGVDVPALVVKRPARPNGAAVVLVPGGGYGFLAYDNEGIEQARWLNALGVTCFILLYRLPGEGWSERRLVPLQDAQRAMRVIRSRAGSFGVDATRIAVIGFSAGGHLAGSLATRHGERVYAPVDAADTLSARPDLAGLIYPVISMDAAITHKGSRDNLLGATPPSEEVAAASVEKRVTAETPPVFLVHAGDDGAVPIANSLTMYAALLAAKRPAEMHVFDEGGHGFGVRLAKTVPTAAWPTLFAAYAARKGVFPG
- a CDS encoding TIM-barrel domain-containing protein; its protein translation is MTFRFLARAVAGLAVSVSGMALASEVQRIDQGVVVTPDSGPAKRVRVVAYGDDSFRVTAVPGTDLTLPDSLMVIAKPHGAPTISEGAGVVTLKLAKASAEIRLSDGHLTVRDAAGKVLLDEAARAVFTPSVEGKGYVATQQQFNRATDEGFYGLGQHQNRQMNYNGEDVELAQHNMDIAIPFVVSTRNYGLLWDNNSITRFGNPKPYALVGDDMKVSNGGKPGWTAQYYLGDRLAATRQEATINYQYIKDQARWPAQAKAQTVASADSGQNTAGKVVGKQRVIWTGTVDPTVTGLHKFRVYGSSYFKVYADGKLVLDRWRQNWNPWYHNVELPMTAGKPVAIRIEWEPNAGYMAFFHNDPLPQPDRHSLWLSSEAGKAVDYYVVAGADMDAVVAGYRGLTGKAPMMPQWAYGFWQSRQRYETQEQLVGVVREYRKRQIPLDNIVEDWFYWPQDQWGSHQFDKTRFPDPQGMVDEVHKLNAQLMISVWPKFYPNTDNAKELAAKGFLYQGNLKLKNKDWVGPGYLNTDYDPYYPEARKIYYRQVRDNLVKLGIDAWWMDATEPDIHSNLSIEERKYVMGPNAFGPGGAYFNSFPLVHAAGFAEGLRETNADKRPFILTRSGFAGLQRASAALWSGDVAARWDDLRDQISAGVNLSMSGVPNWTHDIGGFAVEDRYTNAEPAALPEWRELNLRWFQFGALSPLFRSHGETPKREIYELSASDPAMASSMLWYDQLRYRLMPYIYTTAADTYHKDGSIMRGLVMDYAADRKTWNVDDEYLFGRDLLVAPVTAFKARSRSVYLPAGADWYDFASGKHYTGGQSITAAAPYERMPLFVRAGAILPTGPAVQYAREQPGGAIVLHVFTGKDGAFSLYEDDGVTPGYESGKFARVPLTWNEQAKTLTIGAREGSYPAMVATRAVSVRFHTPGKAEALDFAENGATRVSYTGKAMTIRMK